A section of the Festucalex cinctus isolate MCC-2025b chromosome 7, RoL_Fcin_1.0, whole genome shotgun sequence genome encodes:
- the LOC144021851 gene encoding tumor necrosis factor receptor superfamily member 5, whose protein sequence is MPTLPRLLLTSLCNLCLYSSVLSLQCENSQYAWPVNAPQRCCDKCPPGEHMIRRSQTTCEIECGRCTGERYTDSYNVEMSCDVCTTCDKPNMEYESPCRISQNAVCRCHVGYECTDEACTQCLHVPGTVKSGTTDAKWYLVEALPVCAVLAIVVFLLVLLFQSWLRSKRGYHSEVKLAAGLPGTEEEVAVCKPVQEVCGKCEQSVEV, encoded by the exons ATGCCCACACTCCCACGTCTACTTTTGACATCCCTTTGCAACCTGTGCTTGTATTCCTCCGTGCTGTCACTGCAATGCGAGAACTCGCAATACGCGTGGCCCGTGAACGCCCCGCAACGTTGCTGCGACAAGTGCCCCCCAG GTGAGCACATGATTCGACGCTCTCAGACCACTTGCGAGATCGAGTGCGGACGTTGCACGGGTGAACGCTACACCGACTCCTACAACGTGGAGATGAGCTGCGATGTTTGCACCACGTGTGACAAAC CCAATATGGAGTACGAGTCCCCCTGCCGAATCTCTCAGAACGCCGTGTGCAGATGTCACGTGGGTTACGAGTGCACGGATGAAGCGTGCACGCAGTGTTTGCACGTACCAGGAACCGTCAAGTCCGGCACCACAG ATGCAAAGTGGTACTTGGTGGAAGCTCTGCCCGTGTGTGCCGTCCTGGCAATTGTCGTTTTCTTACTCGTCTTACTTTTTCAAAGCTGGCTCCGATCCAAGCGCG GTTACCACTCAGAAGTCAAACTGGCTGCGGGACTGCCGGGCACAGAGGAGGAAGTGGCGGTGTGCAAGCCCGTCCAGGAAGTGTGCGGCAAATGCGAGCAAAGTGTTGAGGTTTGA
- the LOC144021850 gene encoding uncharacterized protein LOC144021850 isoform X2: MMGLKVQYFMSVLLASAQMLLTFPLTERKHLPIQHGIECQMCPAGQFQKSCGRCESCPAGSYTADWNREDSCHRCYGDCRPEFNQRVLENCSSTSNLKCTCQDGFRCTAVVAYTDNCKNCVATTTVTSTTTTKTTTAQNEDEQTTFSSSSEDNSNSERLCSFPECDLQPGNSSQRIERARLVAVVFPMVVVVTLALLVLLCICRSREETCLKRAVMKLRNKGAPNGAGKEQEPTHRFPIDTCGAVHVHNAGTVIVSWLSQFTGQVGPVTEARRATEDEDDDEEETEDADRISPSPVITPGVPLSEEERSGEPVFFPSQEEGKDCHVSKEEAEA; encoded by the exons ATGATGGGCCTGAAAGTGCAATATTTCATGAGTGTGCTTTTGGCATCTGCACAGATGTTGCTCACCTTCCCGCTG ACGGAGAGGAAGCACTTGCCCATCCAGCATGGCATCGAGTGCCAGATGTGCCCTGCAG GTCAGTTCCAGAAGTCTTGCGGCCGGTGCGAGTCGTGTCCCGCCGGGAGCTACACCGCCGATTGGAACCGTGAGGACAGCTGCCATCGTTGCTACGGCGACTGCAGGCCTG AATTCAATCAGCGGGTGCTGGAGAACTGCAGCAGCACGTCGAACCTCAAGTGCACATGCCAGGATGGCTTCCGCTGCACCGCTGTGGTCGCGTATACCGACAACTGCAAAAACTGTGTCGCAACCACAACGG TAACAtcgacgacaacaacaaaaacaaccacaGCACAAAATGAAGACGAACAGACCACTTTCTCCTCATCTTCAGAAGACAACAGTAACTCTGAAAGATTGTGTTCATTTCCCGA ATGTGACCTTCAACCTGGAAACAGCTCACAACGTATCGAAc GCGCTCGGCTGGTGGCCGTGGTCTTCCCCATGGTCGTCGTGGTAACCCTGGCCCTCCTGGTCCTGCTCTGCATCTGTCGCTCGAGAGAGGAAACGTGCTTGAAGCGAG CTGTGATGAAGTTACGCAACAAG GGGGCTCCAAATGGTGCAGGCAAGGAGCAGGAGCCGACTCACCGTTTTCCCATCGACACTTGCG GTGCCGTGCACGTCCACAACGCGGGCACGGTCATCGTCAGCTGGCTCAGTCAGTTCACCGGCCAAGTGGGACCCGTCACGGAAGCCAGGCGGGCGACGGAAGACGAGGACGATGACGAGGAGGAGACGGAAGATGCCGACCGGATCTCACCTTCTCCGGTCATCACACCTGGCGTCCCCCTCTCTGAGGAGGAGAGGAGCGGTGAGCCGGTCTTCTTCCCTTCTCAGGAGGAAGGCAAAGACTGTCACGTGTCCAAAGAGGAAGCAGAAGCCTGA
- the LOC144021850 gene encoding uncharacterized protein LOC144021850 isoform X1: MSPHRMMGLKVQYFMSVLLASAQMLLTFPLTERKHLPIQHGIECQMCPAGQFQKSCGRCESCPAGSYTADWNREDSCHRCYGDCRPEFNQRVLENCSSTSNLKCTCQDGFRCTAVVAYTDNCKNCVATTTVTSTTTTKTTTAQNEDEQTTFSSSSEDNSNSERLCSFPECDLQPGNSSQRIERARLVAVVFPMVVVVTLALLVLLCICRSREETCLKRAVMKLRNKGAPNGAGKEQEPTHRFPIDTCGAVHVHNAGTVIVSWLSQFTGQVGPVTEARRATEDEDDDEEETEDADRISPSPVITPGVPLSEEERSGEPVFFPSQEEGKDCHVSKEEAEA, encoded by the exons ATGTCGCCTCACAGGATGATGGGCCTGAAAGTGCAATATTTCATGAGTGTGCTTTTGGCATCTGCACAGATGTTGCTCACCTTCCCGCTG ACGGAGAGGAAGCACTTGCCCATCCAGCATGGCATCGAGTGCCAGATGTGCCCTGCAG GTCAGTTCCAGAAGTCTTGCGGCCGGTGCGAGTCGTGTCCCGCCGGGAGCTACACCGCCGATTGGAACCGTGAGGACAGCTGCCATCGTTGCTACGGCGACTGCAGGCCTG AATTCAATCAGCGGGTGCTGGAGAACTGCAGCAGCACGTCGAACCTCAAGTGCACATGCCAGGATGGCTTCCGCTGCACCGCTGTGGTCGCGTATACCGACAACTGCAAAAACTGTGTCGCAACCACAACGG TAACAtcgacgacaacaacaaaaacaaccacaGCACAAAATGAAGACGAACAGACCACTTTCTCCTCATCTTCAGAAGACAACAGTAACTCTGAAAGATTGTGTTCATTTCCCGA ATGTGACCTTCAACCTGGAAACAGCTCACAACGTATCGAAc GCGCTCGGCTGGTGGCCGTGGTCTTCCCCATGGTCGTCGTGGTAACCCTGGCCCTCCTGGTCCTGCTCTGCATCTGTCGCTCGAGAGAGGAAACGTGCTTGAAGCGAG CTGTGATGAAGTTACGCAACAAG GGGGCTCCAAATGGTGCAGGCAAGGAGCAGGAGCCGACTCACCGTTTTCCCATCGACACTTGCG GTGCCGTGCACGTCCACAACGCGGGCACGGTCATCGTCAGCTGGCTCAGTCAGTTCACCGGCCAAGTGGGACCCGTCACGGAAGCCAGGCGGGCGACGGAAGACGAGGACGATGACGAGGAGGAGACGGAAGATGCCGACCGGATCTCACCTTCTCCGGTCATCACACCTGGCGTCCCCCTCTCTGAGGAGGAGAGGAGCGGTGAGCCGGTCTTCTTCCCTTCTCAGGAGGAAGGCAAAGACTGTCACGTGTCCAAAGAGGAAGCAGAAGCCTGA
- the LOC144021850 gene encoding uncharacterized protein LOC144021850 isoform X3, translating into MLCYLRVCLLASGQFQKSCGRCESCPAGSYTADWNREDSCHRCYGDCRPEFNQRVLENCSSTSNLKCTCQDGFRCTAVVAYTDNCKNCVATTTVTSTTTTKTTTAQNEDEQTTFSSSSEDNSNSERLCSFPECDLQPGNSSQRIERARLVAVVFPMVVVVTLALLVLLCICRSREETCLKRAVMKLRNKGAPNGAGKEQEPTHRFPIDTCGAVHVHNAGTVIVSWLSQFTGQVGPVTEARRATEDEDDDEEETEDADRISPSPVITPGVPLSEEERSGEPVFFPSQEEGKDCHVSKEEAEA; encoded by the exons ATGTTGTGTTATTTACGTGTTTGTTTGCTCGCGTCAGGTCAGTTCCAGAAGTCTTGCGGCCGGTGCGAGTCGTGTCCCGCCGGGAGCTACACCGCCGATTGGAACCGTGAGGACAGCTGCCATCGTTGCTACGGCGACTGCAGGCCTG AATTCAATCAGCGGGTGCTGGAGAACTGCAGCAGCACGTCGAACCTCAAGTGCACATGCCAGGATGGCTTCCGCTGCACCGCTGTGGTCGCGTATACCGACAACTGCAAAAACTGTGTCGCAACCACAACGG TAACAtcgacgacaacaacaaaaacaaccacaGCACAAAATGAAGACGAACAGACCACTTTCTCCTCATCTTCAGAAGACAACAGTAACTCTGAAAGATTGTGTTCATTTCCCGA ATGTGACCTTCAACCTGGAAACAGCTCACAACGTATCGAAc GCGCTCGGCTGGTGGCCGTGGTCTTCCCCATGGTCGTCGTGGTAACCCTGGCCCTCCTGGTCCTGCTCTGCATCTGTCGCTCGAGAGAGGAAACGTGCTTGAAGCGAG CTGTGATGAAGTTACGCAACAAG GGGGCTCCAAATGGTGCAGGCAAGGAGCAGGAGCCGACTCACCGTTTTCCCATCGACACTTGCG GTGCCGTGCACGTCCACAACGCGGGCACGGTCATCGTCAGCTGGCTCAGTCAGTTCACCGGCCAAGTGGGACCCGTCACGGAAGCCAGGCGGGCGACGGAAGACGAGGACGATGACGAGGAGGAGACGGAAGATGCCGACCGGATCTCACCTTCTCCGGTCATCACACCTGGCGTCCCCCTCTCTGAGGAGGAGAGGAGCGGTGAGCCGGTCTTCTTCCCTTCTCAGGAGGAAGGCAAAGACTGTCACGTGTCCAAAGAGGAAGCAGAAGCCTGA
- the LOC144021847 gene encoding non-homologous end joining factor IFFO1-like, translated as MPDLQRFSFPYHSMNPLLGATAHLQQHPQPSQAPGHPESPSGLLPDAVFGTSLLLGDLPGPEHPGPEFPSQSSPYLHHYQHQHHHPPTVHHPPAAMALRNDLGSNISVLKTLNLRFRCFLAKVHELERRNKVLEKQLQQALEANGGCRPHTQEAGVQTGFVGAIPLTPGSLPFHNTNNSARRPTSLSCIAPESAAPTRTDTSCNPAITVSQASPSADSPVSRTGSGRSATTPAPRFLPGTIWSYNPTRRYGSERLPSPGVSWMHPDGVGVQIDTITPEIRALYNVLAKVKRERDEYKRRWEEEYTMRTDLQQKIADLQEDLQESEGCQDELALRVQQLKAELVLFKGLMSNNLSDLDTKIQEKAMKVDMDICRRIDITARLCDVAQQRNCEDVIQMYQVTNNQPPLSLRRKQTPVSVNGSEGDEPVSTSECDVVKEDEQQQQQQQQQQHGNSSANQINEEMQRMLNHLRECEFEDDCDSLAWEETEETLLLWEDFPGCTLPPDPAHLPGEDDCLEKVINDTECLFKSREKEYQETIDQIELELATAKSDMNRHLHEYMEMCSMKRGLDVQMETCRRLITQSGDNNAAAQASSDDSDQRESDRSSASPPSSSSAGRS; from the exons ATGCCAGATCTGCAGCGTTTTAGTTTCCCGTACCATAGCATGAATCCATTGTTGGGGGCCACGGCGCATCTCCAACAACATCCGCAGCCGAGCCAGGCCCCCGGACACCCAGAATCCCCCTCGGGCCTCCTCCCGGACGCCGTGTTCGGCACTTCTCTCCTGCTGGGTGACCTGCCCGGGCCCGAACATCCGGGGCCTGAGTTCCCCTCCCAGAGCTCGCCTTACCTCCACCACTATCAGCATCAGCACCACCACCCCCCCACGGTGCACCATCCTCCCGCCGCCATGGCCCTGCGCAACGACCTGGGCTCCAACATCAGCGTGCTGAAAACACTCAACCTGAGATTCAGGTGCTTCCTGGCGAAGGTGCACGAGCTGGAGCGCAGGAATAAGGTTCTGGAGAAGCAGCTGCAGCAAGCGCTGGAGGCCAACGGCGGCTGTAGGCCGCACACGCAAGAGGCGGGCGTGCAGACGGGTTTCGTGGGGGCCATCCCGCTCACACCCGGCTCGCTCCCCTTCCACAACACCAACAACTCAGCCAGGAGGCCCACCAGTTTGTCCTGCATCGCTCCCGAGAGCGCCGCTCCCACCCGGACCGACACCTCCTGTAACCCCGCCATCACCGTCAGCCAGGCGTCCCCGTCCGCAGACTCCCCCGTGTCCAGAACCGGTTCTGGACGCTCGGCGACCACGCCGGCTCCTCGCTTCCTGCCGGGCACCATCTGGTCCTACAACCCCACTCGCAGGTACGGCTCGGAGCGTCTGCCCAGCCCGGGGGTCTCCTGGATGCACCCGGACGGAGTCGGGGTCCAGATCGACACCATCACCCCCGAGATCAGAGCGCTCTACAACGTCCTGGCGAAAGTCAAGCGGGAGAGGGACGAGTACAAACGCAG ATGGGAAGAAGAATACACGATGAGGACAGACCTGCAACAGAAGATTGCTGACTTACAAGAG gaCCTGCAGGAGAGCGAAGGCTGCCAGGATGAGCTGGCCCTTCGAGTTCAGCAACTGAAGGCCGAGCTGGTCCTCTTCAAAGGCCTCATGAGCAAC AATCTGTCCGATCTGGACACGAAGATCCAGGAGAAAGCCATGAAAGTGGACATGGACATCTGCCGCAGGATCGACATCACGGCTCGCCTCTGTGACGTGGCCCAGCAGAGGAACTGCGAAGACGTCATCCAGATGTACCAG GTTACAAACAACCAGCCTCCGTTAAGCCTGCGCCGCAAACAGACGCCCGTTTCCGTCAACGGCAGCGAAGGCGACGAACCTGTCAGCACGTCCGAATGCGACGTGGTCAAAGAggacgagcagcagcagcaacaacagcagcagcagcagcacggcAACTCGTCGGCCAATCAGATCAACGAGGAGATGCAAAGGATGCTGAACCACCT GCGCGAGTGCGAGTTTGAGGACGACTGCGACAGTTTGGCCTGGGAGGAGACGGAGGAGACGCTGCTGCTGTGGGAGGATTTCCCAGGATGCACTCTGCCTCCTGACCCCGCCCACCTGCCTGGAGAG GACGACTGTCTGGAAAAAGTGATTAACGACACCGAGTGCTTGTTCAAGTCCCGAGAGAAGGAATACCAGGAAACCATTGACCAGATTGAG CTGGAGTTGGCGACGGCGAAGAGCGACATGAACCGCCACCTGCACGAGTACATGGAGATGTGCTCCATGAAGAGAGGCCTGGACGTCCAGATGGAGACCTGCCGGAGACTCATCACGCAAAGCGGCGACAA TAACGCGGCAGCGCAGGCGTCGTCCGACGACAGCGACCAGCGAGAGAGCGACAGGAGCTCGGCCTCTCCCCCGTCCTCGTCCAGCGCCGGGAGGTCCTGA